The Cydia amplana chromosome 10, ilCydAmpl1.1, whole genome shotgun sequence DNA window agcggaaaaaaaaaatcttttggttcgatgtacattgctgctattcttagcgcaatactgctctttgagtgttgccctactttagtttgctttacattgctactgacaagatttggttgacggactatatatgtgactgtagagggtggattaaaatgatcaacattttgagataatgtgtgtatttgttaaattaattcagtgaaagcgtgatagaaaaaaatgtatctacatataggagaccgggtatgattatctcacgggggATTCACTCACATAGAACATTAGATATATTGCCAGGCATCcgctcaatttcatgtctctctaattggacagcttttttccatagttctgcGAATagtaaaatagtctacttcatttggcataaaaccatccctattatcctcgcaatttaaaaagtcgtatgttgttatgaaagtcgtatgcagttgttacgttttagcttagcacggtagtattgaaaaaatgtcgtcatgtttattccaaattttactaaagttatctgtttactacaagtgaaaagtgattccactgtccttgatatgaactaaaacaacttctgcaccactttacgacacatgaagacatttttaattacaaaaaaacgtagtttttataaaccaacttagccatccgtcactgaatgtcatctcggccgaactgaagttgccaatcgaacagtctgtaagcaccgcctacaatcgaatactttacgttgggtcataattgagcggacagaatacttccatggtttatatgcgttcactggtaggcagagaccacggatttccacttccTGACATACCTATCTTTTGCGCCCTCTTCTTTTTTCTTTCCTTTCGCTTTTGGTTTCTCTAAACCGGccagcgtgtatgaggaatgttatgaaagtgaagGAAGCAAAAGAGGTGTAGgtaactatagatggtcaagcaagtcttgtcagtagaaaaaggcggcaaatttgaaaaatgtaggcgcgaagggatatcgtcccatagaaaatttgaatttcgcgcctttttctactgacaagatttgctcgaCCATCTATAcctattatttcataaaatggaATCCGTTGACTCAAGACGCTTGAGAAATATCTCCTTATTATTTTCACAGTGCTAACCAAAATAATTTTACTTTGCAGAAGCAATTAGAGAATCTCAAGAACAGCACTAAAAAGCTTTTATGCTTACTGGAAGATGTGCAGGCAAAAACTCATTCCACAGCGCTGGTTCCTGATGACCCGCCGAAAATGGCCGACGTTTTAAGACCTATGGCTAATTGGGATTCTGAAAATGTGGATTTTATGGTATCTAATAATCTGAAGAAATTTCTCatcgataataaaaataaaataaaacactcataaaagtacctacctatgtactagGTACATTGAATTAACAAAAGATCAGAGAACAGCCAAGGACATTTTGGTGCGAAATGCCTTAACAAACAAGACATTctattgatataattttattacagtattacctacctaattaaaaacatacatttctgaaaactatacctacaatagtagtttatgcaacagtgatataataagggttcttaaaattcaagggtcgaagttacaaaacgagacgtagtcgagttttgtaaaaaaagacccgagaattttaagaaccaattatgagctgttgcatacattactttttctatgacagctgcagcaaaaaaaaaaaaaagaaaaaagagttattattaaaaaaaaagagttattatttaaaaaaaattgagttattatttaaaaaaaaagagttattattgtaaatgaaaacatacctctttcaatcaagatgatcggaacttgtatctttaaaaaaaataaagcagttgtattatactcataagatgactgctagcagtcatcttatgagcctatagacaaagcattcaaatgacattgctttagatatcactgtcagtcatttaattgacacatttaagtgctggagtagaaaaaccatATTTTCAGGACCGGTCAGTGACTGATATCATCGGTGACACAGCCATGAAAAGATTGGAAGAGCAGACTGAAGAATTGGACtctattgttattgtagtaAGGCCTGATTTCTTTTTTTCCAAATATGCACTCATGGTTACAGTTACCGTCCATAGAAATTAGTCCACGGAACATTAGCTGGAAATCAATAAATGTAGCGTAGAAAAAGATAACACGTAAACAGTGCGTCCATGGAAATTAGACCACGGAGTATTGTTGATATGTAAATCTTAAATTGTATACTGTAATATTACAAATACCGTCTTTCTATTAGGTAATAAAAGCTAAAGGAGGTATGTGCCCAGTAGCATACAAGCTTATAATCACGACGTACAGTGGGTCATTGGCTGATAGCAAATGattggttatttttttttgtgacctCTAGGACAAAGATCACGATTGTTCTGTTTACAAAAGACTCATCAGAAAGTGTCACTGCCTGAACCAGCAAGAATACAACGACTTTATTATCCATTTTAACGAAGAGACGAAATTTGGCACCAATCCTATTGgagaaatcataaaaaatatgtacatcCTCAAAAGGTTTTTATACATGGGCGGCACGTATACTAAAAATGCTTTGCTGTTTTTGAACCAGGTATAACTATTTCTCGTATTTAATGCGTACCATTGCGTAACTTATGAATGAGCATGTAGAAAATTTTGGACGTAATTTTACAgagattttattaatttgttgaaaaaactGATGAACAGTAAATTTATATGTTGATTAAACTTGATTGTTGAGGCGTATAACATCAACAAGCATAGTCGGTTTCCTAACATACGTCTCCAATTTTGACAATTTTCTATGTAACTGACGTGGGTACTTAAGTTGGGGCACCGAccgtacaatatttattttcagggCCTAGAAGAAGGGACTTATGTGGAAAAAGCGGATATCATACAAGCATGCGCCTTCGCTGATGTCTGCTGTATATTCGATAAACACACGATTGTGGTTGTGTGCATTTCTTGGCCGTGTAAGAACCCCAGCTTGATAGCAGCAGATACTCAGGTcagtatgatatgacacaatcATACCATCACCTTGACAACAACATTGACcataaaatatcaataaaaacaGGTACCgtaaaaatcaaatcaaattcaattCAGCAAAAAAAAGAGACAAAGAcatgataaaaaaaacctttaaaTGTTTCCAGGAGATGACAGCAAAACTCCTATACAATTTCTCCAAGCTCGAAGAAGGCCGACGATACTTAAATTTCAATGCGAAATTAACGTGTGAAATCAAGAAGCTTCTAAAGAAAAAACAAGATAAAATAAGCTGTGACACCGTAGAAATGCTTAATTCGGTTTTAAATACGTGCCAGCCGCAGGTTCAGCATAATGGAATAAGTCTAACTTACCACTGTCGGCCAATACAAGAAGGTAAACTGCCATCTGTAGCTCAACCAGTGGAATTATTTAAGTTTGCAACCATTACCCAAACATCAATAGAATATCGAGACGTATCTACATATAAAAGATCAAAAATAATACCAGAATATACAGACTGAATAACTTTTTTAAACTTGGACccgatgtaggtaggtattgctTCTAAGCAGGGTGCCCATAGGCTTATCGATGAAAGTCGATAAGTTTATGAGTGCCTGGTAGAATGTATTACAGGAATTTTGAACCAGTTTCTAAGTTTCCTTTATTTTAGGTATCGGAAACAAGACACTGAATGCTCTGATAGCCTATCGACAGTATATGACTTTAAACGAATTGTTTTTGCACTTGGACATTCTTCAAAATATATCTGGAAATGAAGAAACGAAAAAGCAACTCACGCCACACTTGCCATCAATGTTGAGCTTGTTCAGAAATATGCTTCTAGAGTTTGATAGCagtgatataaatataatagttaCAAATATTATGACCAATATAGTGAGCGACAGTATTGCGAAAAATGTTAAGGAAAGCTCAAACGCCATATTAGGCGAAACAATCACATCATGCATAGCAACTGAGGTATTAAATGCTTATTTTTCTAAGGCACATTAGATAACATCAGTAACATTACACTTCACTGTAAACAGTGTCCTTACAGAACATACATGGTAATAATTATGTCCAAGTCCACGGAAGTAAGGCCAagaaatactattttttttaaccttttgttaaatactaatttcagcCAATTGAGAAGAAAAACAAGACAATTCAAGTGCCTCTAAATAAAACGAACCCTAAACACCATAAAAAGGCTCATCATCACTCACATCATGTACCCGCCGTCGCATATATTCAGAAAAAAGATATAGAAGTTAATAAAGTACAAAAAAGTAACGGTCAGTAATTTTCTGTTATTCTATCCTATCACAGTCATAACTAATACGTGCTATGAACAACGTCCCGGTAAACAAAACCGATAATATGATGCGGCTAGTTTTCTagatcttgtttttttttcacatttgtGGCTTCAGTCACACTGTcattaatttattacaaattaatgtgccaaaaatatttgctattttatACCTAAAACACGAAGGCTAGAAAATCGTCCACGGATATTGCACCTTAGAATCCTTAGAACTAGCACTAAATAACTACATTTACATTTGCCTTTTCTTCCAGTaatacaaaaatcagaacaccAAGAAATCAATAAAACGAGAAAACCAAACAGATCAAGAGTTATTAGACAAAAAACCGCTTCAGCTTTAAAAGCCGACCAAGCTAAGAATTTGGCGTCATTTATTAAACCAAAAGTTAATGTTTTCCAGAGAAAAAACACTACAACTTCTGATTACACTTTTATCAACAGGTCACGAAAGTTCATGGGTCTTTCGTGGGGAGGTAAACTCATTTTGTAACACGTATTTTTAAAATAGCTTCAGCTAGCTGGCCTAGCTGTGACCGTACACTACGCTAATTTATGGAAATCCCTTTgaaaaaagtacctattagtAGTTAGTACCACGATTATTCGCTCACACCACGACTGTTCTTGAACATTACAGTACACGGAAATTTGCCCTCATTTCCGTGGGCAAATTTTCATGTCCGTTTGTAATTGGAAACAAAATCCTTCTTTTTCAGATATCAGCGATGTTATAGTGGTACCCATGGACAACGAAAAGAGTGAAGTTAAATAAATTGTctataatttcataaaattacaaaaatgtatataCATTTTCTACCTCCATTTGCCATATTTAACCAAAGGAAATCAGATACATAATATCATCTTATTTTCAATGTTATTATcactaattataaaataaatagtctataataaaataaataaaaattgtatacaTGTGTAAATGCTATGCAATAGTTCGGAATCCTTTTAAAATTACACAATGCACCAAATGCTTATTTAGGGCCGGCAACCacagacataaaaaaaaaacactatttaTAGGTACACATATTTTCTGTGCTGGCAATACCAATTAATACGTCAGGGGATTTCTTAGAGACAAGCAATAATTAAACTTATTAGTCCTTTTTACAGCACAGTATAAGcctttaa harbors:
- the LOC134651704 gene encoding uncharacterized protein LOC134651704; translated protein: MTPPITNRSSTHTHDSNFHSISEPDDNDEVVELIAEPSSSYDLVSNMLVQPNCMFGDKDDCVKCKTSNIPVCRIKLKQLENLKNSTKKLLCLLEDVQAKTHSTALVPDDPPKMADVLRPMANWDSENVDFMDRSVTDIIGDTAMKRLEEQTEELDSIVIVDKDHDCSVYKRLIRKCHCLNQQEYNDFIIHFNEETKFGTNPIGEIIKNMYILKRFLYMGGTYTKNALLFLNQGLEEGTYVEKADIIQACAFADVCCIFDKHTIVVVCISWPCKNPSLIAADTQEMTAKLLYNFSKLEEGRRYLNFNAKLTCEIKKLLKKKQDKISCDTVEMLNSVLNTCQPQVQHNGISLTYHCRPIQEGIGNKTLNALIAYRQYMTLNELFLHLDILQNISGNEETKKQLTPHLPSMLSLFRNMLLEFDSSDINIIVTNIMTNIVSDSIAKNVKESSNAILGETITSCIATEPIEKKNKTIQVPLNKTNPKHHKKAHHHSHHVPAVAYIQKKDIEVNKVQKSNDISDVIVVPMDNEKSEVK